In one Brassica oleracea var. oleracea cultivar TO1000 chromosome C9, BOL, whole genome shotgun sequence genomic region, the following are encoded:
- the LOC106319326 gene encoding 60S acidic ribosomal protein P3-2-like, which produces MGVFTFVCKSKGGEWTAKQHEGDLEASASSTYDLQRKLVQTALSADSSGGVQSSFSLVSPASAVFQVIIGGGSGGGFAAGGGAAAGGGGGGGESAAAAKEEEKKKEESEEEEGDFGFDLFG; this is translated from the exons ATGGGAGTATTCACATTCGTTTGCAAAAGCAAAGGCGGAGAATGGACCGCTAAGCAGCACGAGGGAGACCTCGAAGCCTCCGCTTCTTCCACCTACGATCTCCAGCGCAAGCTCGTTCAGACTGCTCTCTCCGCCGATTCCTCCGGTGGCGTTCAGTCTTCCTTCTCCCTCGTCTCCCCTGCCTCCGCCGTCTTTCAG GTGATCATCGGCGGTGGATCTGGAGGAGGATTTGCTGCCGGAGGTGGTGCAGCAGCTGGAGGAGGCGGTGGTGGAGGTGAATCCGCTGCGGCCGCAAAGGAGGAAGAGAAGAAGAAGGAAGAATCTGAAGAGGAGGAAGGCGACTTTGGATTTGATCTCTTTGGTTAA